gagaataaaatcGTTATTTTCGTATAATGTCGACTTTTTTCTCGTATTTTTAATTGTACTCATAAAATGGCTCCGTTAATATTAAatcaaaagtcttaaattttaaatagtttttatgaccattaaaatgagtttgagttgaatttttttcttttaccattCTTCTTAGCAAAGTTGATAGTTTATTGAAATGAATTATCTTCATGGCTTTAATCTGCACATTTTAAGGgctttttgaaaaccattttaaTCGATTTCCTTTCATTTGAGTTTGAACCTGCTTTAGTGAATCCTCACAGCAAGGATTTtagtaaattaatttaagaaaatccACAGTAAAGTCAAACTTATTCcgatagtttttgtttttaaaggtatTGTTCCACTTTGAGAAATTGTGAAAGTTAGTTGGATGGTAAAACTTTAACGCTCTCAAACTGATTTTCATTTCGTTTTTAACCTCAGAAGTTCCAttctagactttttttttactcatgttTTTCTCCAATAATCACCTCCCAGCTCTAAAAGTTGCTGATTATTctaatccatccattttctgttcaccctttgttctaatgaaatctgaattatttttgtgcCACTGCAGAGCATTCCTTACCTCAGCCCCATTCATGGCGGCGTACGGGACGGAGTGTCCGTCTACATCCAGGGATCGGTTCCTGAAAACATCACCAGgtgagtttttaaaacatttttactgaatcTGAAGCTTTTCtatccattaaaacatttttattatctcCAGAGAAACTCTAAATATTGTGTAACCTCTCTCGCCCTCTGTGGGTGGAGTCCGCTCGCTTTTTATCTTCATTTCTTAAGATACAGTCATCTTTGACTTTAGGCGTGTATTTAAAGCTGTTATCAgctaaaacacacagagaaaaatgtttatttattttgccacATCTTCTGTTCTCAGATCCACCTGTTTACATTCTGCAGTTTAAAACTATTTCATCCTGTAAAAGTATTTCCAGTTCTTCCACATCGTCCCTTTATTTCACAACACAGCCGAaggtttaaatgtgttttactggAAATTATttgatagacaaacacaaaataatttatggCTACATATGATTGTTTttatagggggaaaaaagcgtGGCAAGTATTTATGGCGTAGTAAGgccaagaaagaaaataaaaggagtaaatttccacaaaaaactcagcaatttttattttaatctcagaaattttttagaaaaaaaaaaattggaaatttgcTGATGGTAAAAATTGtacatttgcaacaaaaaaaatacaacaattttagattaatcatagaaaatttctagaaacgAACATggaaaattctgagtttaaaaaaaaattaaacatttgctagaaaaaacgcaaattttttagaataatctcaaaaatgttcttgaaaacaaaatgtggaaagttcagggtttttctcccttttggactcagaaatgtccttttttttagaaaacgcCTGAGACGTATCTCAAAATTCCTGagttttttggcaaaaatgttcTTCCTTCTTAATTCACGTCGTTGTGGAATTGCTCGGTCTTTATGATTCTGAAATGCTTCTGAACACTCGGCACACCTCTCACGCAGCTCTTTGTCTTGGTTTAAATCCCGGTTGTAAAGTGAGAATAAGTTGGGGGAACGCTGCTGTTAACTCGGTTCCGTCGCCCCCAGGTTTCGGATCAACCTTCTGTGCGGAGAGTCGGACTCCAGCGATGTGGCCCTGCACTTCAACCCTCGATTCGACGGCTGGGACAAAGTGGTTTTCAACAGCCGTAAAGGTGGATCCTGGATGTCGGAGGAGAAGATCCACAAGATGCCTTTCTCCAAGGGCAAGCCCTTCGAGTTGGTCATCATGATCACTGCCAAGGGATTCCAGGTAAACAACAAGGATGCGGTTTCGTCAGTTTTTGgcaataatgttttgtttggaaattgagtcgtttcaaaaacctctggatGTAACGTCACAACAATCACTCGAGCCAAACccaacccgttacctagcaaccccagcagagttctgcccgtcacctagcaacccaagctaacctccagcatgtttggttaGCCGGTTTTACCGCCTTATGCACCAGATTGTATCCTTGTTTGTTGTgctggaggctccacttctgcttttcaaagatgcacgGCTTTATAAtttcacatctgtttgcagccattttcacgtctGTGTGTAAACGTTGAATTGGGGGGGTGTGACCAGTAGCGGCTAATTTGGATTAAAGTGACAGAGAATGGCTGTATCGATGTtctcattgattgattgattgattgattgatcatgTTCTTCTTTCTGCTCCAGACTAAAGTCAATGGGAAGGACTTCTTCCTGTTCCCCCACCGCCTCCCTGTGGAGCGGATCCGGGCCATCCAGGTCTCCGGAGACGTTACCATCCAAACCATTAACATCATTGGGGTGAGCCACGCCAGTCggccatttttatttcagtaaataaatgtaGCAGAAGGTTTCCTGAATGTGTGTCTGCCTCAGGGTGCAGGCAGTGGCGGTGGcggtggcggcggcggcggcggcggcggcggctcgCTTCCTGGAGGAACCGGAGTGAGTAAAACAGCCACATTAGTTTCCTCCATTTGGTCTCATGTAATGGATTAAACTAATCATGGCTTCTTCACAGGGAGGATATCCAGGATGCAGCGTGGGGGTTTGTATTTACAATCAATCTATCCATGTAAAATACATAGCTAACAACAAAACCATAATTATTTCTGGCTTTCTTTGACAGATTAATGTgagaaatatgattaaatatgtaaaaacaaaacaaataaaacatctagAATAAATGGAATAATTGTggcagaaagttttattttttaaattaggcAAGTCAAGAAGTTATAATCAACACCAACTTTCGTAATGCTAGACTTCGTCCCTGTGCGCTCAGCTAGCATGACTATGAAATACTCAGTGGTTTAATGGTCTGCTGGATGCAGCGTCGTTGGATGAAGCAGGAgatttttctctgttaaatCAACAAATATCCTGATTGCATGGGTGGAGGAATGGGAGTGAGtatatacactgtaaaaaacacaaaatctcgcAAACATCTTggtacacttcaaataagacaaaataagaaaacttacaagtaacttttcagcaagatacagcagcttgttttaactaaattattctttaagattgatgaaaaagttctagttccactggccgACTAATTCACTTATAATAAggggaaaatgtcttatgaGTGAAAGGAATTATTCACCAAACACAAACTCTcgtatctttctgaaaagttatttagaagttagttgtgttttatttttagtgaactaagatattagaaactagagcaaaaatacttggtaagattttgtgtttttccagtaTAGAAGGTTCAGTTAAAATTAACATTGTatggaaaattttatttaatatttttatttttttaagcagggAGGATATCCAGGAGGCCACATGGGGGTGTGTAGCtctttattattactatttataataattttctacatataagaataatttaaattcgtTTCTCTGATTGATTTCCAGGGTGGATGTCCTGACGACATGGGAGTGAGTACATGTCACataaatcagataaaaacattattaatggCTCCGTTTAACATTTTCTCCTATAATAATCACTtgaaacatgtaaatatttgcaGGGTGGATACCCAGGAAGCAACATGGGGGTAAAATCACAACATGACAGTTTATTACCATCAACAGAAGGTTTGTGtcataattattatatttttttccaaacaggGAGGTTTTCCAGGATCCTACCTGCCGGTGAGAGAAAAGCTCAGTAATATTGGCATCATTATTATTTCATActcatgtttttctctcatttttataaatctgttcACAGGGAATGGGAGGGCAGCCGGTCTACAACCCAGTAAGTGTTTCTACCAAACACTTTTATCTTGCTCTTTTTTATAAATACGTAATTAATGAATTATAAatagtatttgttttgttttgtttttaacgttCTTGTGTTTTCCTGCGTCGTCTCAATTGTAATGTTTGATTTGTCCTTTATTTACCGCCCCCTGTGGATTCGTAACGGAGCTGCAGTTTGTtctttcttcatgttttcagaATCACAAAGCTGTAAACAAGCAGTGGAGACATAAAAGTTGATTAAATCATTTACCTGAACCGACAAACACCTGGAGGATCTCTTCTCttgctgtttgtaaagttacacagaggaaaataaacaataatttgggttattttgtCTGTCATAAGAGAAAAAACGAGGTTTCATTTTCCAAAAtcatgttttcaacatttatttaaaatgtttatcaaaCGACACAATTTCTCATTgttagcagcagcacagagttTAAGTTTAATGATAACATATATCATATTATTTAGAATATAATTCCTCCCCCATTTAACTGTCTTCAACTCAcacaggtgtttgtttttttaacttaccttcaaaataaaagcctcaccTGGAggtgaagcagaaaaaagccAATACTTCTCCAGCAGCTTTATCGTTTCTGTCCATCTGGAGGGTTTGGTGACGTCTCACCTGGTCACCATCATTGTGATGGACGAACCATTATAGATTATTGATTTCTTCAGTGGTTTGAAAAGCGAGCTACGGGTCTGTTATACAAGATTAGCATCTGGGAAGGAATTAGGATTAGAATTATGGCTGGAATTGGGGTTAAGAAATGAAGCTATTATCTGTGCAACAACTCTAAATAAATAGtattgaaattactttttccacgattaataacatttaatttctattttttaatgttatttaaaaccaaacaaattatatatatttatttgttatctGGGTGTGGTGCTCTTGGGGGCCCTCTGGTGGTCTGGGGACCCAAAGCATGTGACTTGGGCCGGCTCTGACCTGGTTTCCCAACGTGTGTAATTTAGTAAAACTTGCTTCCCTTCTCAGCCTGTGCCGTACGCCGCCCTGATCCCAGGAGGGATGTACCCTAAGAGGACCATCATCGTCCGGGGCATGGTGCCCTACGGGTCCAAAAGGTTTGTTCTGCCGCCCGGCTGCAGAAATCCTTCTGATAACCGAGTACTGACAGAACCTCGGTGTTCCAGGATGGGCTTCAACCTGGTGGTGAGCAGAACCCAGGACGTCGCCTTCCACATGAACCCCAGAGTGAAGGAGGGCGTTGTGGTGCGAAACAGCCGGACTGGAGGGAAGTGGGGCAACGAGGAGCGAGAGCTCAGCGGGTCGCCCTTCACGGAGGGGCAGTACTTTGACGTGAGTTCCACTTCCTGATCGGGTCCAGTTCCACATTCTGATGCGTTTTTCTGACGGGTTTTCTGTCTCCAGATGTCGATTCGCTGCGGCAACCAGAGGTTTAAGGCGTTTGTGAACGGGCAGCACCTGTTTGACTTCTTCCACCGAACCAACTTCAGCGAAATCGACAAACTGGAGATAGACGGAGACGTTCAGATCTCCTACGTCCACTTCTGATTCTCTGCTCATCACTGCTTccttttgtgcaattttcagttttgcatCAGTTGTTTGCATTGATAAAGCTCAAGAAGAGAATGTGCTTTtgaatttattcatttcttatgcaaaaacattgtaaaaaaaaaaaaaacccaaaacatcgGCAGTGACAAAATCAAAGTAGTTATTGTACGAAAATccttagaaatgtaaaaacaccagcagaaacattcaacaaaatgcaaaatactGGCTCTTTGAAGGCACTTGGGAAGGTTGTGAAAGACTGATGAGAATaatgaggaagaagaaaaaaaaaatgctccatgtacacaggaaacaggaagtgaatcTCAGTTTcagcaccttttttttcttttctgaaagtCCCATTGATTAAACAGTACCAAtgtattacaaaaacaaaccaaaaaaagggaaatgaagTAGTTTTTCATAACATTCTGTAACTGTACACGGTTTTAAAAGTACCTTTGATGctcacaaagcagcacagagcGATTTCTTCTCCCAAAACAGCAAAATCTAATCTGAAGACTTAATGCAGGACTAGAGATAAACATATACTGTttatatacatacataaaaatataagtGCATACATGTTGCAGCGCCGGATGTCCTCCTCGTCCTAAGTGCAACAGTTTGagaaaccacagaagaagagcaGCCAGATGACAGTTTTTGCGCTTTTTCCCAGGATTTGTTCTCATTCAAATCGTGATTTTTTTCTTACGTTTAAAGGGAAAAATGTCTAAACAACTGAAAGTCATTAGTGCAAAAGttgaagaaatacaaaaatcagcatcagaataaaaacaaaaatctgaatgatAACACTGAAACTTTTCATCATTTGATCTGTACCTGATTGCTGCTCATCCACCgagacaaaaacaactgaaatgttcagatttttctaaaaaagaaaaaaatatgtggaaatTTAGTTTGATAGAAAAACcctcaaattttgagattaattttctagaaaattctgagtttgaaaatgtgcaaatttttGACGTTTGGgtattttctgagtttaaaaatttctgagtttcttttAGCAACTTTCTGACTTTTGAAAATCGaaaatttccagatttttttctagaacaaaaatctgaaattaatatattttcattttttttccagcaagactttgacttttcaaactcagaaatttttaagtttttattttctagaaaatatctgagattattcaaattttttagcaagactttgacttttaaaactcagtaaTCTCCAAGTTTCtctttagaaaatgtttgacttttgaaaatcagacaaaaatcgGCCAATTTCTTTAtagaaaatttcagagctttttctagcaaaattttgatatttcaaaTTCAGGAATGTCAAAGGTTTTTCCTAGAGAACTTTTAAAAGTCTATCTACATTGACCCCAATGAACAGTCATAAATGTCCCCCATCAGGGGTCATGCAGGCCGTGACTCCGGTGTGTTGGAGGAAAGGTGCAGGATAGTATTTGTtgcggaccggaccggaccggccCAGCTCTGTTTTCGCTCTCCGGTTCCTGAGTTTTGGGAACAAACCGGAGATCAGGACCATGTGCTCATGGCTCGGCCCAGAACTGACAGTAAAACCTCTGGAGTTTCAGGACTGGCTTCAGATTCAGACTCTCACTTTTTCAGCGTtttgtcacaaccacaaaccacAACATCTCTAccggggattttatgtgattctGCCGTTTGTAACGTTAAAGAGTCAAAAACtgacagcaataatttgggtcattttgcttgtttaagagaaaaacaactggaaacagtttttttttaaaaagatcatattttcactgttatttatttagaatGGTCAcgatttcaaaatatttattgaagtagataaatatttattttggagaTAAGTATAAATATGTAACCTcaagctaagtatttagttcacaggctaaatatttaccttcaaaCTGAATATAGAGtttgaagctaaacatttaacCTCAAGCTAAGAAAAGTTCTGTTGGAAGCTAAAGATTTAGTTTGCTAACTAACTAGTCAGTTTGGCTACATATAGTGTAAATAGCTAAATAtatagtttgaagctaaatattaacctagcaagcaaaatatttaggcttaaactaaatatctagttaCTAAGCAAAAATAGttcaaagctaaatatttaggctCAAACGTAAGTAtaactagctaaatatttagctataaGCACCACCAGATTACCTGTTGGAGTAATGATCAGTTCTAAATATTGACTCTGGTTTGAACTCCTCTACTCTGCTGTTGGTTTCTTAAATAAATCTCCAATCATGTttcaggtttgtggttgtaacaagaTGAAAAGCGTAGAAAAGTCCAGGCCATGTGAAACGTTTTTAAGTCGATGTTTCTGCTCTCTGCAGGCGCAGTGTGACGGATCTGGGATTGTACACATATCAGTGTAAAGAATGAGTATTTTAAACAGATATATCATTAAAATACCTTACAGTCTAAAGATAAACCGAATGAAAACGAGTCGTCCATCTGAGTGCGGTCAGTTCGGTCTGGCAGTGTCAGCTGGTTTCACAGAGGTTTGGTCCAGCATGGCGGCGGATGAGAGTGTGGCGCTTTGTTGCAAAGGAGGAGAAAATTcatagctgcgtttccattcacCTTCAAATTCAGCAAATTGGAATCATGGATTAAGAAACTGTTTGCATTGGTGAGGCAGTaatatgtgttttccaggcacagagTGGCTTATTTTTACAATGTagcatttacattttacttttaagtaaaatttcttgaacatttttttgtctttgtcactttaagaagctgctgctcttcctgaagctccgccttcaggaagtcatcacaacatggctcctctattaaccctttaacgtttttaccagcgttgctctgagaccaattagctgtttgctaattactactggctagtctgaaggagctgagtgggcgAGGAGCTGCGCCTTgtaggcggggctaggtccacccaagCGTTTTGCtcagctaaatggttgccatggaaacaaaaggatttctcaaacatgcatgaaggaatcaaagcaacgctccaggtttgtttttgatgagggaccAACAATTTAACATGATGTAACGCTGAAGGTTGGTTTTACATGGTGCTGGAGCCTTTAAAGGAAATGCTGTGGTagcaaaattcagttttgtttcttttttacattagaAGAggatcaaaaatgttttgcgcatatttgtaatggaaacgcagctccAGATTGTGCTACAAATATCGGATCTGCAGCATAAAACCGTGAGCGTCTCCTGCAGTTTGGAAATCCTCCCATCGGCTTGAGGAAACCTTCGAGCCATGAGCATGCTGTGGTGAGTTTGTGTTTTGGCTCAGTTACTGCCAGGGCATCCTCCTGTTTGCCTCTatgtcctccagcagctcaaACGTCGGGGTGGGGGCCGGGGTGCGGTCCGGCGTGGCGTGGCAGGACGGCTGCAGCGGCAGCGTCGCCGTGGACGACGACACCGGCATGTCCAGGCTCTCCTGCGAGTCAGAGAGGGCCCGGGCGGCCTCGCGGCGCGGACAGAGGACGTATCGGTTGGGCTGGTGGACCTCCGCGGTGGTCACCGACTCCAGTCCCTTCAGGCACAGCGGCGAGGCCTCGGCGGGGTCGCGGCCGCCCACGGCGCCCAGCTCCGAGGACGACTCGTCCATGTTGACGTAGAGGATCTCGTCCGGGTCCTGGGGGTCCGGCAGGTCCTCCAGGGCTTTCTCCAGCTCGCAGCGCAGCGTCTCGAAGGACGGCCGGTCCTTCGGGCTCAGCAGCCAGCAGGAGAACATCAGAGAGTAGCTGCAGGTCGGACAGAAACCATTagaattaaaaagtaaaaaactaaatcattttcagcttttcctATGTCAATCAGCTGTGTAACCACcctgttgctatggttacacagcaaaacaaaattagcaAAGTATGAATAAATATTGCCAAAAATCTGTCCAAGTACACAGAGAATAACTGTTTTGAGAATAGTTattctcaaaacaaaacaaacaatcaatatttttcccctcagaaaagCAGGAATGaagttttgaaaaagaaaaaatctgaatgaaagTAAAGAGCTTCTGTTACGACTGGAGTCGTTTTATGTCCATTTCACAACTATGGACTAATTTTGAGGCATTGATGTCTGGGGctgtaacatgagaaaatgtaaaaatgctcaTTTCTGCTTCTGAGCAGCACAACTCTAGAATCCACCGTCATTTTGGCTCAGAAATATACACTTCAggaagttcagtccatttattctcttaaataataaatgtggaGTGaagtgcactgcaaaaacacaaaatattaccaagtatttttagtctaattttgtcttttcacacttcaaataagacaaaactaacttacacggaacctttcagcaagatatacagtcttgttttaagtaaataactcctgaatatttattaaaaagttccactggtagattattccactgcgccgttacctagcaaccccagccaagcccagcccgtaacctagcaaccaagttctggttccactggcagattactcAAATTCAAATTACTTCCTTAATCCCAatgaggaaattaaatgttgttgtaactcattaatttagaTTCTTCAGTTATTGAAGATcgtattattttattgatttattttattgatttacttttattattactattttattactttttataattatttaaattataacatgaGAAAACGTCTCGTTaggagtgaaataatctgccaatgcaaccaaaatattttaatcaatattaaggaattgtttaatttatattgctgaaaatttggttgcaagttagttttgcctcatttcaagtgtaataaagatgtttttactataaactagaccaaatatTCTTGTtgagatttaatatttttgcagtgtaatgaTTATTTGGTTACTAAATTAGatcagtaatcaattattccGATGAATTGTTTCCAGCGTACTCACATGGAGTCCAGACAGTCTGGAGGCTGTTTGAGTCGGTTCCCTTGTCTCAAGTAGTCATAAATCTCACTGTTTTCCACCCCGGGGTAAGGCGTTTGTCCTCGCGTGGCGATTTCCCACATGGTGACTCCGAACGACCACTAGGACAGAAAACAGGACAGAGGGAAAGgtcaaaaaaagagagaaaaacccACAGGGGAAAGGTCAGGAAGTGCCGCCTCCCTCCCTCAGACATGAATCTGCACCAGTTGGACATGAACTTCACAGAAGAGTTACAGCCGTGGATGTGGGCAGGTTATGGAGATCATTATTTGTATGTTAACAGAAAAATACCCATAATTCACAGATCGGCATGTTGTCCTTCTGAGGTCCTGAAGTTTGCATGAAATGACTTtaccagctgcagcagctgacgTCTGTCCCAGAGGTTTGGCCTTAAAAACATCGCACCAGATTCCTGCTGACTGGTTAAAGTCAGAGAAGAAACGTCACCGAATTCaactaaaatatcaataatcTGGCACATTTTCCTACTTCAGATTAATTCAGCTCTTTTTCTGTCCAAACTTTTTCTCACGTGGGTCAAAATGGTCAAATCCAAAGAATTTGTGGGCTAATAAAAACCCTGAAATCCAGCAAATaaagtcattatttttgtaGTAAGGATGTGTTATTCATTGTATatccaaaaatgttaaaatggttttgtttgtttgttgtattaaaagaaataaagatcatttcaaagtctttttttgttcagtgtgGAGTTCATTGATCTAAAGCTGATTTTATATTTGGTGCaggatatataaataaaaaagaagctaatCGGTGGAAATTGTTAaatttctttgaaagaaaaagcaaaattcTCCATTTATATtagtagaagaaaaaagataacGTAGCAGGCGGAAAAAGTTGATActatttttactttgaaggctaaaaacaaagtaaaaactttgtttttgttttgttttcttgactcagtttttccttctgtggtgttttaaaaatgttctgtggTTGCTGGGTAGTTCGTTTTTAACTTTGTGTGAATGTTTCTTAGAGTGTGAAATTCTGATGTCatatgaaatataaatgtgttgttaaaataaatcctttctTTCCTACTTTCCTTCTTCGCTTGGGGACAcagtaca
Above is a window of Xiphophorus hellerii strain 12219 chromosome 18, Xiphophorus_hellerii-4.1, whole genome shotgun sequence DNA encoding:
- the LOC116707519 gene encoding galectin-6-like; protein product: MTSVAPLGYQPVYNPSIPYLSPIHGGVRDGVSVYIQGSVPENITRFRINLLCGESDSSDVALHFNPRFDGWDKVVFNSRKGGSWMSEEKIHKMPFSKGKPFELVIMITAKGFQTKVNGKDFFLFPHRLPVERIRAIQVSGDVTIQTINIIGGAGSGGGGGGGGGGGGGSLPGGTGGGYPGCSVGQGGYPGGHMGGGCPDDMGGGYPGSNMGGGFPGSYLPGMGGQPVYNPPVPYAALIPGGMYPKRTIIVRGMVPYGSKRMGFNLVVSRTQDVAFHMNPRVKEGVVVRNSRTGGKWGNEERELSGSPFTEGQYFDMSIRCGNQRFKAFVNGQHLFDFFHRTNFSEIDKLEIDGDVQISYVHF